From a region of the Triticum aestivum cultivar Chinese Spring chromosome 7D, IWGSC CS RefSeq v2.1, whole genome shotgun sequence genome:
- the LOC123167279 gene encoding uncharacterized protein → MAMDGCHEPLPLTYKGTPTPHRNPSPSHLSPSRPLLLRPPTSRRPDRSASAPPTSSPSSTATVVSGVREHVQEVRRGRIRPLRGSPQAGTVRVLAIEPFSAADVTNSSPLPLLRAASDLLTSSMRTGTLRPLPVPL, encoded by the exons ATGGCCATGGATGGCTGCCACGAGCCCCTACCTTTGACCTATAAGGGCACCCCCACAccccaccgaaaccctagcccctcgcATCTCTCTCCCTCGCGCCCCCTCCTTCTGCGCCCGCCGACGTCGCGGCGCCCTGACCGGTCCGCCTCTGCCCCGCCGACCTCCTCGCCGTCATCCACGGCCACCGTCGTCTCCGGCGTGCGGGAGCACGTCCAGGAGGTCCGCCGCGGCCGGATCCGTCCGCTCCGGGGATCGCCTCAAGCCGGGACGGTCCGTGTGCTCGCCATCGAGCCCTTCTCCGCCGCGGACGTCACCAACTCGTCGCCGTTGCCACTGCTCCGGGCCGCCTCCGACCTTCTAACCTCGTCCATGAGAACCGGG accctgagaccgctgccggtacccctgtga